One region of Thiovulum sp. ES genomic DNA includes:
- a CDS encoding signal recognition particle GTPase (PFAM: SRP54-type protein, helical bundle domain): MFESLTSSFTGAVKKLKSFDDANALKKAVAELKKSLLKADVHHKVVKELIKDVELDTKEAGIGQENFLKSIESNLTKILTVEGNQGFIYASKPPTTILMAGLQGSGKTT, from the coding sequence ATGTTTGAATCGCTGACCTCATCGTTCACGGGAGCTGTTAAAAAATTAAAAAGTTTTGATGATGCAAATGCACTCAAAAAAGCAGTTGCTGAACTAAAAAAATCACTTTTAAAAGCAGATGTTCATCACAAAGTTGTCAAGGAGCTAATTAAAGATGTTGAATTAGACACAAAAGAAGCAGGAATTGGTCAAGAAAATTTCCTTAAATCAATTGAGTCTAATTTGACAAAGATTCTCACAGTCGAGGGAAATCAAGGTTTTATTTATGCTTCAAAACCACCGACCACAATTTTGATGGCAGGTCTTCAAGGTTCAGGAAAAACAAC
- a CDS encoding methylase involved in ubiquinone/menaquinone biosynthesis (PFAM: ubiE/COQ5 methyltransferase family~TIGRFAM: ubiquinone/menaquinone biosynthesis methyltransferases) — translation MEKQQKIVSMFNNIASTYDIANRVLSFGVDKNWRKKGAEIAFSIYDRDKVELIVDVACGTGDMMDFWENVARRKDVSISHVVGIDPSTEMVKVGQKKFPQFEFKIASATEMGINRESADIISISYGIRNVVEREKAFEEFYANLKSGGLLVILEFTKDKKNSFATKMRDFYMNTVLPKVGGMISGDKEAYQYLPDSITDFVDSEQMVSELQKVGFEVLENRSFSMGISSLFIARKGETDV, via the coding sequence GCATCGACTTATGATATTGCAAATCGTGTTTTAAGTTTTGGTGTTGATAAAAATTGGAGAAAAAAGGGTGCGGAAATTGCCTTTTCGATTTACGATAGAGACAAAGTTGAATTAATTGTTGATGTTGCTTGTGGAACAGGCGATATGATGGACTTTTGGGAAAATGTTGCACGACGAAAAGATGTCTCCATTTCTCATGTTGTTGGAATTGATCCATCAACTGAAATGGTAAAAGTTGGACAGAAAAAATTTCCACAATTTGAATTTAAAATTGCATCTGCTACGGAAATGGGAATCAATCGAGAAAGTGCGGACATCATCTCAATTTCTTACGGAATTAGAAATGTTGTTGAGCGGGAAAAAGCTTTTGAAGAATTTTATGCAAATTTAAAAAGTGGAGGTCTGCTTGTCATTCTTGAATTCACAAAAGACAAGAAGAACTCTTTTGCGACAAAAATGAGAGACTTTTACATGAATACTGTTTTACCAAAAGTTGGCGGTATGATTTCTGGAGATAAGGAAGCTTATCAATATTTACCAGACTCAATTACGGATTTTGTGGATTCTGAACAAATGGTTTCTGAATTACAAAAAGTTGGATTTGAAGTTTTAGAAAACCGTTCTTTCTCAATGGGAATTTCATCACTATTTATAGCAAGAAAAGGAGAAACTGATGTTTGA